One segment of Cynocephalus volans isolate mCynVol1 chromosome 8, mCynVol1.pri, whole genome shotgun sequence DNA contains the following:
- the LOC134385070 gene encoding 1-acylglycerol-3-phosphate O-acyltransferase ABHD5-like isoform X1: MAAEEDEVDSADTCERSGWLTGWLPTWCPTSTSHLKEAEEKILKCVPCTYKKESVRISNGNKIWTLKFSHNIANKTPLVLLHGFGGGLGLWALNFGDLCTNRPVYAFDLLGFGRSSRPKFDSDAEEVENQFVESIEEWRCALGLNKVILLGHNLGGFLAAAYSLKYPSRVNHLILVEPWGFPERPDLADQDRPIPVWIRILGAALSPFNPLAGLRIAGPFGLSLVQRLRPDFKRKYSSMFEDDTVTEYIYHCNVQTPSGETAFKNMTIPYGWAKRPMLQRIGKMHPDIPVSVIFGARSCIDGNSGTSIQSLRPHSYVKTIAILGAGHYVYADQPEEFNQKVKEICDTVD; the protein is encoded by the coding sequence ATGGCGGCAGAGGAGGACGAGGTGGACTCGGCGGATACCTGCGAGAGGTCAGGATGGCTAACTGGCTGGCTTCCTACATGGTGCCCTACATCTACATCACACCTTAAAGAAGctgaagagaaaattttaaaatgtgtcccCTGCACATACAAAAAAGAATCTGTTCGCATAtctaatggaaataaaatatggaCACTGAAGTTTTCTCATAATATTGCAAATAAGACTCCACTTGTCCTCCTCCATGGTTTTGGAGGAGGTCTTGGACTCTGGGCACTGAATTTTGGAGATCTTTGCACCAATAGGCCTGTCTATGCTTTTGACTTACTGGGCTTTGGACGAAGTAGTAGACCCAAGTTTGACAGTGATGCAGAAGAAGTGGAGAATCAGTTTGTGGAATCCATTGAAGAGTGGAGATGTGCCCTAGGATTGAACAAAGTGATCTTGCTTGGGCACAACCTGGGTGGGTTCTTGGCTGCTGCTTACTCACTGAAGTACCCATCAAGGGTTAATCATCTCATTTTAGTGGAGCCTTGGGGTTTTCCTGAGAGACCTGACCTTGCAGATCAAGACAGACCAATTCCAGTTTGGATCAGAATCTTGGGAGCAGCATTGAGTCCCTTTAACCCTTTAGCTGGCCTTAGGATTGCAGGACCTTTTGGTTTAAGTCTAGTGCAGCGTTTAAGGCCTGATTTCAAACGGAAGTATTCTTCAATGTTTGAAGATGATACTGTGACAGAATACATCTACCACTGTAATGTACAGACTCCAAGTGGTGAGACAGCTTTCAAGAATATGACTATTCCTTATGGATGGGCAAAAAGGCCAATGCTTCAGCGAATTGGTAAAATGCATCCGGACATTCCAGTTTCAGTGATCTTCGGCGCCCGATCCTGTATAGATGGCAATTCTGGCACAAGCATCCAGTCACTACGACCACATTCATATGTGAAGACGATAGCTATTCTTGGGGCAGGGCATTATGTATATGCAGATCAACCAGAAGAGTTCAATCAGAAGGTGAAGGAGATCTGTGACACTGTGGACTGA
- the LOC134385070 gene encoding 1-acylglycerol-3-phosphate O-acyltransferase ABHD5-like isoform X2: MAAEEDEVDSADTCERSGWLTGWLPTWCPTSTSHLKEAEEKILKCVPCTYKKESVRISNGNKIWTLKFSHNIANKTPLVLLHGFGGGLGLWALNFGDLCTNRPVYAFDLLGFGRSSRPKFDSDAEEVENQFVESIEEWRCALGLNKVILLGHNLGGFLAAAYSLKYPSRVNHLILVEPWGFPERPDLADQDRPIPVWIRILGAALSPFNPLAGLRIAGPFGLSLVQRLRPDFKRKYSSMFEDDTVTEYIYHCNVQTPRLFLGQGIMYMQINQKSSIRR; this comes from the exons ATGGCGGCAGAGGAGGACGAGGTGGACTCGGCGGATACCTGCGAGAGGTCAGGATGGCTAACTGGCTGGCTTCCTACATGGTGCCCTACATCTACATCACACCTTAAAGAAGctgaagagaaaattttaaaatgtgtcccCTGCACATACAAAAAAGAATCTGTTCGCATAtctaatggaaataaaatatggaCACTGAAGTTTTCTCATAATATTGCAAATAAGACTCCACTTGTCCTCCTCCATGGTTTTGGAGGAGGTCTTGGACTCTGGGCACTGAATTTTGGAGATCTTTGCACCAATAGGCCTGTCTATGCTTTTGACTTACTGGGCTTTGGACGAAGTAGTAGACCCAAGTTTGACAGTGATGCAGAAGAAGTGGAGAATCAGTTTGTGGAATCCATTGAAGAGTGGAGATGTGCCCTAGGATTGAACAAAGTGATCTTGCTTGGGCACAACCTGGGTGGGTTCTTGGCTGCTGCTTACTCACTGAAGTACCCATCAAGGGTTAATCATCTCATTTTAGTGGAGCCTTGGGGTTTTCCTGAGAGACCTGACCTTGCAGATCAAGACAGACCAATTCCAGTTTGGATCAGAATCTTGGGAGCAGCATTGAGTCCCTTTAACCCTTTAGCTGGCCTTAGGATTGCAGGACCTTTTGGTTTAAGTCTAGTGCAGCGTTTAAGGCCTGATTTCAAACGGAAGTATTCTTCAATGTTTGAAGATGATACTGTGACAGAATACATCTACCACTGTAATGTACAGACTCCAAG GCTATTCTTGGGGCAGGGCATTATGTATATGCAGATCAACCAGAAGAGTTCAATCAGAAGGTGA